From Micromonospora nigra, one genomic window encodes:
- a CDS encoding site-2 protease family protein codes for MRASFRLGRIAGVPVGVNWSVLVIFLLIAWGLSAGQFPRSYPDQPVVFYVLAGLAAAVVFFLGLLAHEVSHAVVAKRNGLAVEGITLWLFGGVAELRGEARDPGAELRIAGIGPLVSLVIGVFFGGVAVVLAAAGVEGLLLGALAWLAGINILLAVFNILPAAPLDGGRLLRAAVWKATGDRTKASVVAARAGRVLGALLIGLGLWQFLVGAGFGGLWLALIGWFLIGAAGIEERQARMGSALRGVRVGDVMTPQPQTASGELTVADFVDNYLFAYRHSALPLTEQGRPVGLVTLDRVRGVPTEQRGTTTLSTVACRADELVLASPDEQLTDLLPRLSECTDGRALVVVDGRLVGIVSPSDISRAVQRGSLRDQLDAGRLDAGR; via the coding sequence ATGAGGGCGAGTTTCCGGCTTGGCCGGATCGCGGGCGTACCCGTCGGCGTCAACTGGAGTGTCCTGGTCATCTTCCTGCTGATCGCGTGGGGGCTGTCGGCCGGTCAGTTCCCCCGCTCGTACCCCGATCAGCCGGTCGTCTTCTACGTGCTCGCCGGGCTCGCGGCGGCCGTGGTGTTCTTCCTCGGCCTGCTCGCCCACGAGGTGTCGCACGCGGTGGTCGCCAAACGCAACGGCCTCGCCGTCGAGGGGATCACCCTGTGGCTGTTCGGCGGCGTCGCCGAACTGCGGGGCGAGGCGAGGGATCCGGGCGCGGAGCTGCGCATCGCGGGGATCGGCCCGCTGGTCAGCCTCGTCATCGGGGTGTTCTTCGGCGGGGTGGCGGTGGTGCTCGCCGCAGCCGGCGTCGAGGGGCTGCTGCTCGGCGCGCTGGCCTGGCTCGCCGGCATCAACATCCTGCTGGCGGTGTTCAACATCCTGCCGGCCGCGCCGCTGGACGGCGGACGGCTGCTGCGCGCGGCGGTCTGGAAGGCCACCGGCGACCGGACGAAGGCATCGGTGGTCGCGGCCCGCGCCGGTCGGGTGCTCGGCGCGCTGCTGATCGGTCTGGGTCTGTGGCAGTTCCTGGTCGGCGCCGGCTTCGGCGGGCTGTGGCTGGCCCTGATCGGCTGGTTCCTGATCGGCGCCGCCGGCATCGAGGAGCGGCAGGCCCGGATGGGCAGCGCGCTGCGCGGCGTGCGGGTCGGCGACGTCATGACGCCGCAGCCGCAGACCGCTTCCGGCGAGCTGACGGTGGCCGACTTCGTGGACAACTACCTGTTCGCGTACCGACACTCGGCCCTGCCGCTGACCGAGCAGGGACGGCCGGTCGGCCTGGTCACCCTCGACCGGGTACGCGGGGTGCCGACCGAGCAGCGCGGCACGACGACCCTGTCGACGGTGGCCTGCCGGGCGGACGAACTGGTGCTGGCCTCCCCCGACGAGCAGCTCACCGACCTGCTCCCCCGGCTCAGCGAGTGCACCGACGGGCGGGCCCTCGTCGTGGTCGACGGCCGGCTGGTCGGCATCGTCTCGCCCAGCGACATCAGCCGGGCGGTGCAGCGCGGCAGCCTGCGCGACCAGCTCGACGCGGGCCGCCTCGACGCGGGCCGCTGA